The bacterium genome includes a region encoding these proteins:
- the ispG gene encoding flavodoxin-dependent (E)-4-hydroxy-3-methylbut-2-enyl-diphosphate synthase produces MKKRRVSKKIRIGNVEIGGDSSISIQSMCTTDTRDTHATIEQIHKLTDAGCELVRVAVLNKEAAESIGEIKKHIKIPLIADIHFDYRLALEAINQDIDALRLNPGNIGNKENIEKVVKAAKEREIPIRIGINAGSLEKNLSDNHDKIHKNLVKSALKHVNILENLDFDLIKISLKASDVPTMIKAYKKISKKVDYPLHLGVTEAGTIKTGLIKSSIGIGVLLNQGIGDTIRVSLTEDPVEEVYAAWEILKALNIRKKGLNLISCPTCGRCEVNLIELAKQVEEKFRNIDKPLTIAVMGCHVNGPGEAKSADIGIACAKKESYIFKKGEIIKKIPFEDALQTLEEEVKSLLSP; encoded by the coding sequence ATGAAGAAAAGAAGAGTTTCAAAAAAAATCAGAATAGGTAATGTTGAAATAGGAGGAGATTCCTCTATTTCTATACAATCTATGTGTACAACCGACACTAGAGACACGCATGCCACTATTGAACAAATCCACAAGCTTACTGATGCAGGTTGTGAACTTGTCAGAGTAGCGGTATTAAATAAAGAAGCGGCAGAGTCCATTGGTGAAATAAAAAAACATATTAAAATCCCACTTATTGCAGACATTCATTTTGACTACAGGCTTGCACTGGAGGCTATAAATCAAGATATAGATGCCTTAAGGCTAAATCCGGGAAATATCGGAAACAAAGAAAACATTGAAAAAGTGGTTAAAGCCGCAAAAGAAAGAGAGATTCCTATAAGAATCGGGATAAATGCAGGCTCACTTGAAAAAAATTTAAGTGATAATCACGATAAAATCCATAAAAATCTGGTTAAAAGTGCGTTAAAACACGTAAACATACTTGAAAACCTTGATTTTGATCTTATCAAAATCTCCCTAAAAGCAAGTGATGTGCCTACAATGATTAAAGCTTACAAAAAAATATCTAAAAAAGTTGATTATCCGCTTCATCTTGGAGTAACCGAGGCAGGAACTATAAAAACAGGTTTAATAAAATCATCAATCGGCATTGGAGTGCTCTTAAATCAAGGCATAGGGGATACTATCAGGGTTTCGCTTACAGAAGACCCTGTAGAAGAAGTTTATGCGGCATGGGAAATTCTAAAAGCACTTAATATACGAAAAAAAGGGCTGAATTTAATTAGTTGTCCAACCTGCGGAAGATGTGAAGTTAATCTTATCGAACTTGCAAAACAGGTGGAAGAAAAATTCAGAAATATAGACAAACCTTTAACAATAGCGGTTATGGGCTGTCATGTTAACGGGCCGGGTGAAGCAAAATCAGCAGATATTGGCATCGCATGCGCAAAAAAAGAATCTTATATTTTCAAAAAAGGCGAAATTATAAAAAAAATCCCTTTTGAAGACGCATTACAGACTTTAGAAGAAGAAGTAAAATCTTTATTAAGTCCCTAA
- the panC gene encoding pantoate--beta-alanine ligase: MKTSTEILTEINSLREIIKEWKSQNLVIGFVPTMGALHIGHESLIKKAREQCDRVVVSIFVNPIQFGPNEDYDKYPRQIEADKKLCSKNNVDFIFAPTPQEIYPEADFEMKDLTKVVSPSSYQDKLCGKSRIGHFDGVTTIVLKLFNIVQSDKAYFGQKDAQQLIIIKKIVRDLNIPIEIIGCPIIRDTDGLACSSRNAYLSDSERITALTLSKVLRKVQDDYKAGITSRKEVINNALQFLSSEAELEYFEILDANNLKSIDLLKTNTLVAIAAKVGTVRLIDNLLI, encoded by the coding sequence TTGAAAACATCAACTGAAATACTAACAGAAATTAATAGTTTAAGAGAAATTATAAAAGAGTGGAAAAGCCAAAATCTTGTAATAGGCTTTGTTCCAACGATGGGTGCTCTTCATATCGGGCATGAAAGCCTTATAAAAAAAGCGCGCGAGCAATGCGACAGGGTTGTTGTCAGTATTTTTGTTAATCCTATTCAGTTTGGTCCTAACGAAGATTACGACAAATACCCAAGACAAATTGAAGCTGACAAAAAATTATGTTCAAAAAATAATGTGGATTTTATTTTTGCACCGACACCCCAAGAAATTTATCCTGAAGCCGATTTTGAAATGAAAGATTTAACAAAAGTTGTTTCGCCTTCTTCTTATCAGGACAAATTATGCGGAAAATCAAGAATAGGGCATTTTGACGGTGTAACAACTATAGTTCTAAAACTTTTTAACATTGTTCAGTCTGACAAAGCTTATTTCGGACAAAAAGACGCTCAACAGCTCATAATTATCAAAAAAATTGTCAGAGATTTAAATATTCCGATTGAAATTATTGGTTGTCCTATAATTAGAGACACTGATGGTCTAGCATGCAGCTCAAGAAATGCTTATTTGTCTGATAGTGAGAGAATAACAGCTCTTACTTTGTCGAAAGTTTTAAGAAAAGTTCAAGATGATTACAAGGCAGGAATAACTTCAAGAAAAGAGGTTATTAATAATGCTTTACAATTTCTTAGTTCTGAGGCAGAACTTGAATATTTTGAAATTTTAGATGCAAATAACCTAAAATCGATTGATTTATTGAAAACAAATACCCTTGTTGCTATAGCCGCAAAAGTAGGAACAGTAAGATTAATTGATAATTTATTAATTTAA
- the panB gene encoding 3-methyl-2-oxobutanoate hydroxymethyltransferase → MTDIKPVTVNKLLKYKKSGRKITALTAYDYSTAKALDEIGIDIVLVGDSLAMVALGHPNTLSITMEEMLHHTKAVTRAVKTSMVVADMPFMSYQVDEKTALFNAGRFIKEAGANAVKYEGGSEHIINCIKKSVEAGIPVLAHLGFTPQFLQTLGGFKVQGKNFEATKKILEQAKEIEKAGAFGLVLEMVPEESAKYITEKLSIPTIGIGAGKYCSGQILVIDDILGKYQDFTPKFARKYANICEITKKAVSSYIEDVISEKFPSEQEVFSLDKKERDKLENIN, encoded by the coding sequence ATGACTGATATAAAACCTGTTACAGTAAATAAATTATTGAAATACAAGAAATCAGGCAGAAAAATCACTGCATTAACTGCTTATGACTACTCTACAGCAAAAGCACTGGATGAAATCGGAATAGATATTGTACTTGTTGGGGATTCTCTTGCGATGGTTGCATTAGGGCATCCGAATACTCTATCGATAACGATGGAAGAGATGCTGCACCACACAAAAGCTGTTACAAGAGCAGTAAAAACTTCAATGGTTGTTGCTGATATGCCTTTTATGAGTTATCAAGTTGATGAAAAGACAGCTTTATTTAATGCAGGACGTTTTATTAAAGAAGCAGGGGCTAATGCAGTAAAATATGAAGGCGGATCCGAGCATATAATTAATTGTATAAAAAAATCTGTCGAAGCCGGCATTCCGGTACTGGCACATCTGGGCTTTACACCGCAATTTTTGCAGACACTGGGCGGGTTTAAGGTTCAGGGAAAAAATTTTGAAGCAACAAAAAAGATACTCGAGCAGGCAAAAGAAATAGAAAAAGCAGGAGCTTTCGGATTAGTGCTGGAAATGGTTCCTGAAGAATCTGCAAAGTATATAACAGAAAAACTTTCTATCCCAACAATCGGGATTGGAGCAGGCAAATATTGTTCGGGTCAAATTCTTGTAATAGACGATATTTTGGGCAAATATCAAGACTTTACTCCAAAATTTGCCAGAAAATATGCTAATATTTGCGAAATAACAAAAAAAGCTGTTTCTTCATATATAGAAGATGTAATTTCTGAAAAATTCCCCTCAGAACAGGAAGTTTTCAGCCTTGATAAAAAAGAAAGAGATAAACTTGAAAACATCAACTGA
- a CDS encoding SpoIID/LytB domain-containing protein, with protein sequence MNKQIYKIIIIMFLLVLAFTNNVRPAKAFKVGLYNGVNEVVFGGSKGGMLSDAQSGQNLMAIDQMKPYSLSKNGNGMIISTGGKNFQLNSNAVTIKPNGTDGLVYAKKRWYRGSFLVYNTGNGLILVNEVDLESYIQGVVPSEMPARWNTEALKAQAIAARSFAVANMGKRARYGFDVNDTTQDQVYKGASAETIKTNEIVKATRGQVLVYGNKVIPAYYHASSGGHTLPSGAVWGKDLPFIRAVEAYDEGIPKNGHGIGMSQNGANILANAGYSAYQILGYFYQNVRLYSLQY encoded by the coding sequence ATGAACAAACAAATATACAAAATAATAATCATTATGTTTTTGCTGGTTTTAGCATTTACAAACAATGTTAGACCTGCAAAAGCCTTTAAAGTCGGATTATATAACGGTGTAAATGAGGTCGTCTTTGGTGGGTCCAAAGGTGGTATGCTTTCTGATGCACAATCAGGCCAAAATCTTATGGCTATTGACCAAATGAAACCTTATAGCCTTTCTAAAAACGGAAATGGCATGATAATTTCCACAGGTGGAAAAAATTTCCAGCTAAATTCTAATGCAGTAACAATAAAACCAAACGGGACTGATGGTCTTGTTTATGCAAAAAAACGCTGGTACAGAGGGAGTTTTCTTGTATATAATACGGGAAATGGTCTGATATTGGTTAATGAAGTAGATCTTGAAAGTTATATTCAGGGAGTTGTCCCTTCAGAAATGCCTGCACGTTGGAATACAGAAGCTTTGAAAGCACAGGCTATAGCGGCAAGAAGCTTTGCTGTTGCAAATATGGGAAAAAGAGCGCGTTATGGCTTTGATGTAAATGATACAACTCAGGATCAGGTTTATAAAGGCGCTTCTGCCGAAACAATTAAAACTAATGAAATTGTAAAAGCGACAAGAGGACAGGTACTTGTTTATGGAAATAAAGTGATACCCGCCTATTATCATGCTAGTTCAGGAGGTCATACATTGCCTTCCGGTGCAGTATGGGGTAAAGACTTACCGTTTATAAGAGCTGTAGAAGCCTATGATGAGGGTATCCCTAAAAATGGACACGGAATAGGCATGTCCCAGAATGGAGCAAATATATTGGCTAATGCAGGTTATAGCGCATACCAGATACTAGGATATTTTTACCAGAACGTAAGACTGTACTCACTTCAGTACTAA
- a CDS encoding FAD-dependent oxidoreductase, translating into MNKKYDLIVAGGGTSGVAAAISAARAGCKVLIIEKNSFLGGTATAALVTPMMKNITDAGKNLTQGIVLEVLDRLAKTGNSAKFNDGNPGWFNPEMLKCVLDDFCDENKVVTLFDTVVIGTEIENNNIKSVKCFNKGGKSEFEAKYYVDATGDADLAAFAGVSFESKEHQTMSLRFIMTNVNLDAFSQWLTELDPDSSVTAIDYHDYDTILLTTAHTWDNLGWKLRPFFGSAVREGLLKDEDAAYFQVFSIPGQKNSIALNCPRISAKHELDPLDPEDLSYAYKQGRKQIRRIAEFCKKYLTGFEEAYISQIAPQLGIRDSRRINGLYKLTEDDILSAKKCNKPVAQSNYPVDIHAKEKGKNELKHLAPDQYYEIPLESLIPEKIENLLVVGRCISATFKAQASIRIQPNCWSMGEYAGKYIAEKIKS; encoded by the coding sequence ATGAATAAAAAATACGATTTAATTGTAGCAGGTGGTGGTACATCAGGAGTCGCAGCAGCAATTTCAGCCGCAAGAGCAGGTTGCAAAGTTTTAATAATCGAAAAAAACAGTTTTCTGGGAGGTACAGCGACAGCAGCGCTTGTTACTCCTATGATGAAAAATATAACTGACGCAGGCAAAAATCTTACGCAGGGAATTGTTTTAGAAGTATTAGACAGGCTTGCTAAAACAGGTAATAGCGCTAAATTTAATGACGGAAATCCCGGATGGTTTAATCCCGAAATGTTAAAGTGTGTACTGGATGATTTTTGCGATGAAAATAAAGTGGTGACTCTTTTTGATACTGTAGTTATAGGCACTGAAATTGAGAATAATAATATTAAATCAGTCAAATGCTTTAATAAAGGCGGAAAATCAGAATTTGAGGCTAAATATTATGTAGATGCAACAGGTGATGCGGATTTAGCAGCTTTTGCAGGTGTTTCTTTCGAGAGTAAAGAACATCAGACAATGAGTTTAAGATTTATTATGACAAATGTGAACTTAGACGCTTTTTCTCAATGGCTTACGGAATTAGACCCTGACAGCAGTGTTACAGCAATCGATTATCACGATTATGATACTATTTTATTAACGACAGCGCACACGTGGGACAATCTTGGATGGAAATTAAGACCATTTTTTGGATCTGCCGTTAGAGAAGGTCTGCTTAAAGACGAAGATGCAGCTTATTTTCAAGTTTTTTCTATACCCGGGCAAAAAAACAGTATTGCTTTAAACTGTCCGAGAATTTCTGCAAAACATGAACTGGATCCGCTAGACCCTGAAGATCTATCTTATGCGTATAAACAAGGCAGAAAGCAAATTAGAAGAATCGCTGAGTTTTGTAAAAAATACCTGACAGGATTTGAGGAAGCTTATATTAGCCAAATAGCCCCACAGCTTGGAATCAGGGATTCAAGAAGAATAAACGGTTTATATAAATTGACAGAAGATGATATTTTAAGTGCTAAAAAATGCAATAAACCGGTTGCTCAATCAAATTATCCTGTTGATATTCACGCTAAAGAAAAAGGTAAAAATGAACTAAAACACCTTGCGCCTGATCAATATTACGAAATCCCATTAGAATCCCTTATTCCTGAAAAAATAGAGAACCTTTTAGTCGTTGGAAGGTGTATTTCTGCAACTTTTAAAGCGCAGGCTTCTATCAGGATTCAACCAAACTGCTGGTCAATGGGTGAGTATGCAGGAAAATACATTGCTGAAAAGATAAAATCTTAG
- a CDS encoding AAA family ATPase — MKINNLNKIQFVAPINSDDKTTKSVLNNNIICNNQTFDRKMPSLHNLKANYLVSFGVERSFNRPEVGSRKNEEKYLNIPFYEKNANDLAILLGPDKDAILTYDDKTALPELSFHRFASNVKNGNYRKQGFQPDTNIVIFSPTDWIRINKDPEVALRTAINKLPDPEAKTVVLIKDMRTYLEYTVGNKDAHSLYSGKFLGDNVQIVGLMDNSSYQEIKESSSIKKDINFLKLFGTVNLSVPGETETKEILKKQGKILNTIIKRYEPTKVTISDNAIDKAVDLSAQKIGGEFPGKALNVIDLVISAKVNEVKQKNPNNPISVNSSDVTRFFEKHYGILESLVDKNSQFKKVEIPKTRFSDVGGASDVKEILKDGILAYIKNPKEYLKHNTKAPKGTLFYGGPGTGKTLLARALAGEAGVPFFNATGSDFVEVYVGKGAARVRELFREAKKAAESSDKKTAIIFIDEIDAVAKKRGNGEGGGAQEHDNTLNALLAEMDGYNKDSKTHVIVIGATNRKDILDPAILRPGRFDDSLEVPNPTRNTNSRLEILKIHTKNAPFKDAADKEKIINEAAIISAGLSGAELADMVSKAAKVATKRENDKFITHNDLIEGYLQVKAGPIKHSDESDLIKTVTVAHECGHASTGIILNHILKQDISFITQQERGNFLGAVFYKPGKDMGQPNFDSVIASAAMSYAGGIAESRFQSGGHDAGVSGDLSNATELIEKAVENWGLGPNVGFTKVTDKNRDLYKTEIKDDVRLFTKTAEKISRLITDYNRDFISKYVVDYKANIGKAGKTLSGEEFKKLHDEWLKKSGKDKEEPLLQQKISILIDSARNGKILTDEELDNKIKNK; from the coding sequence ATGAAAATAAACAATTTAAACAAAATTCAATTTGTAGCGCCAATTAATTCTGATGACAAAACAACTAAATCTGTTTTAAATAATAATATTATTTGTAATAACCAGACTTTTGACAGAAAAATGCCAAGCTTGCATAACTTGAAAGCTAACTATCTTGTGAGTTTTGGAGTAGAACGATCATTTAATCGACCTGAAGTAGGTTCGAGAAAAAATGAAGAAAAATATTTAAACATACCATTTTATGAAAAAAATGCAAATGATCTGGCAATATTGCTTGGTCCTGACAAGGATGCAATTTTGACTTATGACGATAAAACTGCTTTACCGGAGTTGTCATTTCATAGATTTGCAAGCAATGTAAAAAACGGCAATTATAGAAAACAAGGCTTTCAACCTGATACAAATATAGTAATTTTTAGTCCAACAGACTGGATACGTATAAATAAAGATCCTGAAGTTGCTTTAAGAACTGCAATAAACAAACTTCCAGATCCCGAAGCAAAAACTGTTGTCCTTATAAAGGATATGAGAACATATTTAGAATATACAGTTGGAAATAAAGATGCACATTCTCTTTATTCAGGTAAATTTTTAGGTGATAATGTCCAAATTGTTGGATTGATGGATAATTCTTCCTATCAAGAAATAAAAGAATCAAGTTCAATTAAAAAGGATATTAATTTCCTTAAATTGTTCGGAACAGTGAATTTAAGTGTTCCCGGAGAAACTGAAACAAAAGAAATACTAAAAAAACAGGGCAAAATATTAAATACTATTATAAAAAGATACGAACCTACAAAAGTTACTATATCCGATAATGCTATTGATAAAGCTGTTGATTTGTCAGCTCAAAAAATTGGCGGAGAGTTCCCCGGAAAAGCTTTGAATGTAATAGATTTAGTAATTTCAGCAAAAGTTAATGAAGTGAAACAAAAAAATCCTAATAACCCAATAAGCGTCAATAGTTCAGACGTTACAAGATTTTTCGAAAAACATTATGGTATTTTAGAATCACTTGTTGACAAAAATTCTCAATTTAAAAAAGTAGAAATTCCTAAAACAAGATTTTCAGATGTAGGCGGTGCTTCAGACGTAAAAGAAATTCTTAAAGACGGAATTTTAGCTTATATAAAAAATCCTAAAGAATATTTAAAACACAATACAAAAGCGCCTAAAGGCACATTATTTTACGGTGGTCCGGGCACAGGAAAGACATTATTAGCAAGAGCACTTGCAGGAGAAGCAGGAGTGCCTTTCTTTAACGCCACAGGCAGTGATTTCGTAGAAGTATACGTTGGAAAAGGAGCTGCAAGGGTTAGAGAATTGTTCAGAGAAGCCAAAAAAGCTGCTGAAAGTTCTGATAAGAAAACTGCAATTATCTTTATAGACGAGATTGACGCTGTTGCAAAAAAACGTGGTAATGGTGAAGGTGGAGGAGCTCAAGAGCATGATAATACATTAAATGCGCTTCTTGCTGAAATGGACGGATATAATAAAGACTCCAAAACACATGTTATCGTTATTGGTGCTACAAACCGTAAAGATATTCTTGATCCGGCTATTCTGCGTCCGGGAAGATTTGATGATTCTCTTGAAGTCCCAAATCCGACAAGGAACACAAATAGCAGGCTTGAAATATTAAAAATACATACTAAAAATGCACCGTTTAAAGATGCAGCTGATAAAGAGAAAATAATAAACGAAGCTGCAATAATATCAGCAGGATTGAGCGGAGCAGAATTAGCTGATATGGTAAGCAAGGCAGCAAAGGTAGCAACTAAAAGAGAAAATGATAAATTTATTACTCATAATGACTTAATAGAAGGATATCTTCAAGTAAAAGCAGGTCCTATTAAGCATTCGGACGAATCTGACTTAATTAAAACTGTAACTGTTGCACATGAATGCGGACATGCAAGCACCGGTATAATTCTTAATCATATACTTAAACAGGATATATCATTTATTACTCAGCAGGAAAGAGGCAATTTTCTGGGAGCTGTTTTCTATAAACCGGGTAAAGATATGGGTCAGCCAAACTTTGATTCAGTTATTGCTTCTGCTGCAATGAGTTATGCAGGCGGCATAGCAGAAAGCAGATTTCAAAGCGGCGGACATGATGCAGGTGTTTCTGGTGACCTCAGTAATGCTACAGAATTAATAGAAAAGGCTGTTGAAAATTGGGGATTAGGACCTAATGTAGGTTTTACAAAGGTAACTGACAAGAATCGAGATTTATATAAAACTGAAATTAAAGATGATGTTAGGCTATTTACAAAAACCGCAGAAAAAATATCTAGATTAATTACTGACTATAACCGAGATTTTATAAGCAAGTATGTAGTCGACTATAAAGCTAATATTGGTAAAGCAGGGAAAACACTGTCAGGTGAAGAATTTAAGAAACTTCACGATGAATGGCTAAAAAAATCAGGTAAAGATAAAGAAGAGCCGCTATTGCAACAAAAAATCAGTATCTTAATAGATTCTGCAAGAAACGGCAAAATACTAACTGATGAAGAATTAGATAACAAAATTAAAAATAAATAA
- a CDS encoding MnmC family methyltransferase translates to MEFVPVHSESQNKNDITKATEQLELIPITTEDGTVSLYNFTINDVYHSKIGAYTEALYKYTVPSGILEFVKHNNEVKILDICFGLGYNSKVAVSEIFKINPECKITINALEIDPKVLALSCILFNQTDNNFIEKAFFDAISKQINVVAVLEEYTNNVLKYSPNLTEILPSCYKSIDAVEIKQKLHNIYYRTISSRNSRGLKTNPLKDLLTINIFTEDARKAIKLINTEHDYIFHDPFTPSKAPVLWTVDFFNELFRILSPNGNLTTYSSSAPVRAGLIEAGFFVGRTEPVGKKTSGTIAYKNIELLKNFLTSKEKGLLETNAGIPYYDENLINSSESILKNRELIQKNSDRVSSSKFLKSFL, encoded by the coding sequence TTGGAATTTGTTCCCGTACATAGCGAAAGTCAAAATAAAAACGATATAACAAAAGCAACTGAGCAGCTTGAACTCATTCCTATTACTACAGAAGACGGAACTGTCAGTCTGTATAATTTTACTATAAATGACGTGTATCACAGCAAAATTGGAGCTTACACCGAAGCTTTATATAAATATACTGTGCCTTCCGGTATTTTGGAATTTGTAAAACATAACAATGAAGTCAAAATTCTAGATATTTGTTTTGGATTAGGTTACAACAGTAAAGTTGCGGTTTCAGAAATTTTTAAAATTAATCCCGAATGTAAAATTACAATTAACGCTCTTGAAATCGATCCAAAAGTTCTGGCGCTATCATGTATTTTATTTAACCAAACAGACAATAATTTTATAGAGAAAGCATTTTTTGATGCAATTAGTAAACAAATAAATGTAGTCGCTGTACTTGAGGAATACACAAATAATGTCCTCAAATACAGCCCTAATTTGACCGAAATATTACCGTCCTGCTATAAAAGTATTGACGCGGTCGAAATAAAACAGAAATTACATAATATATATTATCGGACTATATCGTCTAGAAATAGTAGAGGGCTTAAAACTAATCCTTTAAAAGATTTATTGACTATTAATATTTTTACGGAAGATGCAAGAAAGGCAATAAAGCTTATCAACACCGAACATGACTATATTTTTCACGATCCTTTTACCCCTTCAAAAGCTCCTGTTCTGTGGACAGTGGATTTTTTCAATGAATTATTCAGAATTTTATCTCCGAACGGAAACTTGACAACTTACAGTTCATCAGCTCCTGTCAGGGCTGGACTAATTGAAGCAGGATTTTTTGTAGGCAGAACTGAACCTGTAGGAAAAAAAACTTCCGGAACTATTGCATACAAAAACATTGAGCTTCTTAAAAACTTCTTAACTTCTAAAGAAAAGGGGCTCTTGGAAACAAATGCGGGAATTCCTTATTATGACGAAAATCTTATCAACTCTTCTGAATCAATCTTAAAAAATAGAGAGTTAATACAAAAAAACTCTGATCGGGTTTCATCAAGTAAATTTTTGAAGTCATTCTTATAA
- a CDS encoding lysophospholipid acyltransferase family protein, with translation MKVNKTTVADATKKLEKSKLVDKPQIPADKNPHWAKIIEPWVYWLIEHNFSSVRIKNKENYNRGNPNYANLLYSNHSCFHDGQVAYYICRKAFDANFYLMIQELYKLPILSKIGGFSVEKNSPLEALKSINYASNLLSDKQTMLWIFPQGRVMPPDFRPIKFESGLTYITSKVKGVNLIPVSIRYTFLRDVKPEIFAEIGEPIEINNGINNKKEFTRFLEEDLTNIADAQINKITQGDLNGYEYIYQSKLPIFKRLEPFLKYIFFDKRYLN, from the coding sequence ATGAAAGTTAACAAGACAACGGTTGCGGATGCAACTAAAAAGCTTGAAAAATCAAAATTGGTTGATAAACCTCAAATCCCTGCCGATAAAAATCCTCATTGGGCAAAAATCATTGAGCCATGGGTATATTGGCTGATTGAGCATAACTTTTCTTCAGTGAGGATAAAAAATAAAGAAAACTATAATCGCGGAAATCCAAATTATGCAAACCTTTTATACAGCAATCACAGTTGTTTTCATGACGGTCAGGTTGCTTATTATATATGCAGAAAAGCTTTTGATGCTAATTTTTATTTAATGATTCAAGAATTGTACAAATTGCCTATACTTTCAAAAATAGGAGGCTTTTCTGTTGAAAAAAATTCACCTCTGGAAGCTTTAAAATCAATAAATTATGCTTCAAATTTGCTTTCTGACAAACAAACAATGCTATGGATTTTTCCGCAAGGGAGAGTCATGCCGCCTGACTTTAGACCTATAAAGTTCGAAAGCGGATTAACTTATATAACCAGCAAGGTTAAAGGTGTCAACTTAATTCCTGTATCCATCAGGTACACTTTTTTAAGAGATGTAAAACCCGAAATATTTGCTGAAATTGGAGAACCTATAGAAATAAATAACGGTATTAATAATAAAAAAGAATTTACTCGTTTTCTTGAAGAAGATTTAACTAATATTGCTGATGCGCAAATAAATAAAATTACTCAAGGTGATTTAAATGGGTATGAATATATTTACCAGAGTAAATTGCCAATATTTAAAAGATTAGAACCTTTTTTGAAATATATTTTTTTTGATAAAAGATATTTAAATTGA
- a CDS encoding response regulator transcription factor gives MSKQNIIIIEDEEDIQELIEYNLIKNGYNTTVYSSGEEALENIFKTSPDLILLDLMLPGIDGMEVCKRLKNSEKTNKVPIIMLTARGEEETIIKGFEYGVDDYVTKPFSPKILISRIKAVLRRKIDEKYDNNSIIMIHELSINPAKYEVLLNNTHLKLTNGEFKALHLLASQSGRVLTRYQIIDQIKGDDYEVTDRSVDVLMVGLRKKLDKCEHYIETVRGVGYRFKE, from the coding sequence ATGTCAAAACAAAATATTATAATTATTGAAGATGAAGAAGATATTCAAGAATTAATCGAATACAATCTTATAAAAAATGGATATAATACAACTGTTTATTCTTCAGGAGAAGAGGCTTTAGAAAATATTTTTAAAACCTCGCCTGACTTAATTCTTCTTGATCTTATGCTCCCGGGTATTGACGGTATGGAAGTTTGTAAAAGGCTAAAAAATTCCGAAAAAACAAATAAAGTTCCGATAATAATGCTTACGGCTAGAGGCGAAGAAGAAACAATAATAAAAGGTTTTGAATATGGTGTTGATGACTATGTAACAAAACCTTTCAGTCCTAAGATTCTTATTTCCAGAATAAAAGCGGTATTAAGAAGAAAAATTGATGAAAAATATGATAATAATTCAATTATAATGATACACGAATTATCAATTAATCCTGCTAAATATGAGGTTTTGCTGAACAATACACATCTGAAACTTACTAATGGAGAATTTAAGGCTCTTCATTTGCTTGCATCTCAATCCGGTCGTGTTCTAACTCGTTATCAAATTATAGATCAAATAAAAGGCGATGATTATGAAGTTACAGACAGGTCTGTAGATGTTTTAATGGTAGGTTTGCGCAAAAAACTTGATAAATGCGAACATTATATCGAAACTGTAAGAGGCGTCGGATATAGATTTAAGGAATAA